The following coding sequences lie in one Arachis hypogaea cultivar Tifrunner chromosome 4, arahy.Tifrunner.gnm2.J5K5, whole genome shotgun sequence genomic window:
- the LOC112797066 gene encoding uncharacterized protein translates to MEEVLGCWMEGAFADEAVLDGVSERVGDVAFEEEIAQHMGMKDDDVEVAGGQQSVENVMDAAEVTTITADDFLRMEFNNPKEAARIYEEYSRVKGFAVRQGRKIKNKREICADYVFVQ, encoded by the exons ATGGAAGAGGTTCTTGGGTGCTGGATGGAAGGCGCATTTGCGGATGAGGCGGTATTGGATGGAGTGAGTGAAAGGGTGGGGGACGTTGCCTTCGAAGAG GAAATAGCACAACATATGGGAATGAAAGATGATGACGTTGAGGTAGCTGGAGGACAGCAAAGTGTTGAGAATGTAATGGACGCTGCTGAAGTTACGACAATAACGGCTGATGATTTTTTGCGAATGGAGTTCAACAATCCTAAGGAAGCTGCTCGTATATATGAAGAGTACAGTCGGGTGAAGGGTTTTGCTGTTCGACAAGGTAGGAAGATAAAAAACAAGAGAGAAATTTGTGCGGATTACGTATTTGTGCAATAG
- the LOC112797065 gene encoding uncharacterized protein, which yields MNIPLVSWLFFIFCYCCWTHLAVTVTLVHGQCLEDQQSLLLQLKSSFVFEHEHSSKLVSWNETIDCCRWKGVTCDNKGHVSGLDLSEESICGGFDNSSSLFSLQNLQVLNLATNNFHSKIPSGFSKLKNLTYLNLSYAFFVGEIPMEISQLTRLVTLDISSSIELNIPNLQKLVQNLTRIRYLHLDYVDISASGQEWCNALLQLPGLQEISMSYCNLLGPLDSALHKLKNLSTIRLDGNDFSSVVPETFANFKSLSTLSLSDCELRGKFPEKIFQISALSFIDISDNTNLYGSLLEFASNDHLQTLKLSMTKLSGAVPGSISKLRKLSILDLFGSQFSGTLPSSMSNLMELTILDLGHNKFTNSIPSFNMSKKLTHIDNLTHLDLSHNDLTGSITSDHFKGFMELNYIDLGANRLNGSLPSSLFELPLLEYLKLYNNNFQAFPHEFPNLSSTMLKTLDLSNNSLQGPIPEFIFQLKSLEELLLSSNKLNVTIYTKMFRRLENLTTLDFSHNSLLIEANVTDLGIEANVTTDLGISSILRKWDVNLASCNLTRFPSFLRNQSRLSNLDLSGNLIQGPIPRWIWQFSSLTFLNISNNLFTMFEEPIQNVSASLYFIDLHSNQIQGNFPTFLSKQLYFLDCSMNNFSSIIPSDISTYMSSTFFLSFSNNSLSGNLPQSLCKMSYLQALDFSYNQLKGKIPDCLMRMEYLKVLNLEHNKLDGHIPDAFPQHSALKILHLNGNLLRGRIPHSLVNCTTLEVLHLGNNQIYDVYPCFLRRLSTIRVVVLRENRLQGHVECPKINGSWQSLQIIDLSFNNFSGLLPGEDFKSWVTMMLGVGEKQNRYEVVGFFMRNYQDSMIITNKGLQLEMVKILSDFTSIDFSFNNFQGPIPEELMNFTRLHVLNFSHNSFNGQIPSSIGNLKQLESLDLSGNEFGGRIPTQLASLNFLSYLNLSYNQLFGRIPTGTQLQSFSEGSFLGNAGLCGPPLTNNCSGPILPPPPSKVNSDSGSFVDWSILSVELGSVFGLGIIIMPMLFCKRWRFWYWNHVDNILYRVFPQLDFIYQQHGGKNYRTLRWMSQ from the exons ATGAACATTCCGTTAGTTTCATGGCTTTTCTTCATATTCTGCTACTGCTGCTGGACTCACCTTGCTGTTACTGTCACATTGGTCCATGGCCAATGTCTTGAGGATCAACAATCATTGCTGCTTCAACTAAAGAGCAGCTTCGTATTCGAGCATGAACATTCAAGCAAACTGGTGTCCTGGAATGAAACCATTGATTGCTGTCGATGGAAAGGTGTAACCTGTGATAACAAGGGGCATGTTTCTGGTCTCGACCTTAGCGAGGAATCAATCTGTGGGGGTTTTGACAATTCCAGTAGCCTTTTTAGTCTTCAGAATCTCCAAGTTTTGAATTTGGCTACCAACaacttccattctaagataccaTCTGGATTCAGCAAGTTGAAGAACTTAACTTATCTGAATCTGTCATATGCTTTCTTTGTGGGGGAGATTCCAATGGAGATTTCTCAGTTGACAAGGCTAGTTACTCTTGATATCTCCTCATCCATTGAACTAAATATTCCAAATCTGCAGAAGCTAGTCCAAAACCTCACTAGGATCAGGTACTTGCATCTTGATTATGTTGATATAAGTGCTTCGGGACAGGAATGGTGCAATGCTTTGTTGCAACTACCTGGCCTACAAGAAATAAGCATGTCATATTGCAATCTCTTAGGCCCCCTTGATTCGGCGCTTCACAAACTTAAGAATCTCTCCACGATTCGCCTTGATGGGAACGACTTCTCATCTGTGGTGCCGGAAACCTTTGCCAATTTCAAAAGTCTATCCACTCTAAGCCTTAGTGATTGTGAATTGAGAGGGAAGTTTCCAGAGAAGATCTTTCAGATATCAGCATTATCTTTTATAGATATATCTGACAATACAAATCTGTATGGTTCTTTGCTGGAATTCGCATCAAATGATCATCTCCAGACTCTGAAGTTGAGTATGACAAAGTTGTCAGGAGCAGTACCAGGTTCTATAAGTAAGTTGAGGAAGTTGTCCATCTTAGATCTTTTTGGAAGCCAATTTAGTGGAACACTCCCCAGTTCAATGTCAAACCTCATGGAACTCACTATTTTGGATTTGGGACATAACAAGTTCACCAATTCAATTCCATCTTTTAACATGTCCAAGAAACTGACCCATATAGAT AATCTCACTCATTTAGACCTGTCTCACAATGATTTAACAGGTTCAATTACATCTGATCACTTCAAAGGCTTCATGGAGTTGAACTACATTGATTTAGGGGCCAATCGCCTCAACGGAAGCCTACCTTCTTCTCTTTTTGAACTTCCATTGCTAGAATATCTTAAACTTTACAACAACAATTTTCAAGCATTCCCACATGAATTTCCAAACTTATCTTCCACCATGTTAAAGACTCTGGATTTGAGCAATAATAGCTTACAAGGCCCCATTCCTGAGTTCATTTTTCAACTCAAGTCACTAGAAGAACTCCTGTTGTCTTCAAACAAATTAAATGTTACAATATACACAAAAATGTTTCGGAGGCTTGAAAATCTAACTACACTAGATTTTTCACACAATAGCTTGTTGATAGAAGCAAATGTTACTGACTTGGGCATAGAAGCAAATGTTACTACTGACTTGGGCATATCTTCCATCCTCAGAAAGTGGGATGTAAATTTGGCTTCCTGCAATTTGACAAGGTTCCCTAGTTTTCTGCGAAATCAGTCTAGATTATCCAATTTAGACCTCTCAGGAAATCTTATTCAAGGACCTATACCAAGGTGGATTTGGCAATTTTCCTCCCTTACTTTCTTAAACATCTCCAACAATTTGTTCACCATGTTTGAAGAGCCGATACAGAATGTTAGTGCCTCTTTGTACTTCATTGACCTTCACTCTAACCAAATCCAAGGGAACTTTCCAACATTTCTCTCAAAACAACTTTATTTTTTGGACTGCTCGATGAACAACTTCAGCTCTATCATTCCATCAGATATTAGCACTTATATGTCTTCCACATTTTTCTTGTCTTTCTCCAACAATAGTTTATCTGGGAACCTTCCTCAATCCTTGTGCAAGATGTCATATCTTCAAGCTCTTGATTTTTCCTATAATCAGTTGAAAGGGAAGATTCCAGATTGTTTAATGCGGATGGAGTATCTTAAGGTACTAAATCTGGAGCATAACAAGCTTGATGGCCACATTCCTGATGCATTTCCTCAACATTCTGCACTAAAGATTCTACATCTAAATGGAAATCTACTTAGAGGCCGAATTCCCCACTCTCTTGTGAATTGCACAACTCTTGAAGTCTTGCATCTTGGAAATAATCAGATTTATGATGTGTACCCATGCTTCTTGAGGAGGTTATCCACAATTCGTGTCGTAGTTTTGCGCgaaaacagactgcagggtcacGTTGAATGTCCCAAGATAAATGGTTCTTGGCAATCCCTCCAAATTATTGATCTGTCTTTCAATAATTTTAGTGGTTTACTTCCTGGAGAAGACTTCAAAAGTTGGGTCACAATGATGCTTGGTGTTGGTGAAAAGCAAAACCGATATGAAGTCGTAGGCTTCTTTATGAGAAACTACCAGGATTCCATGATAATTACCAACAAAGGCTTACAATTGGAGATGGTTAAAATATTAAGTGATTTCACTTCTATAGACTTCTCATTCAACAACTTTCAAGGGCCAATACCAGAAGAGCTTATGAATTTCACAAGACTTCATGTTCTTAACTTCTCACATAATTCTTTCAATGGCCAAATCCCATCCTCAATAGGGAATTTAAAGCAACTCGAGTCGTTGGACCTATCCGGTAACGAATTTGGTGGACGAATTCCCACTCAACTTGCAAGTTTAAATTTCCTTTCATACCTAAATCTTTCATACAATCAGTTATTTGGAAGAATCCCAACAGGTACACAGCTTCAGTCCTTCTCAGAAGGTTCCTTTCTAGGAAACGCAGGCTTATGTGGACCACCATTAACAAATAATTGCTCTGGCCCAATTCTGCCACCACCACCATCGAAAGTAAACTCAGATTCTGGCAGTTTTGTTGATTGGAGTATCTTGAGTGTGGAGTTGGGTTCTGTCTTTGGACTTGGCATTATTATTATGCCAATGTTGTTCTGCAAGAGATGGAGGTTTTGGTACTGGAATCATGTGGATAACATTCTTTACAGGGTCTTCCCTCAGCTTGATTTTATATATCAGCAGCATGGAGGGAAAAATTATAGAACTCTAAGGTGGATGTCTCAATAA
- the LOC112797067 gene encoding uncharacterized protein: MRISFVPWLSFIFCYWYWTHHGVAITVVHGQCLEDQQQLLLKLKSSLKFKHQFSSKLVSWNESIDCCQWNGVTCFDNRHVSGLDLSLESIQGGFDNSSSLFSLQNLQVLNLAINNFNSVIPAGFNKLKNLTYLNLSYAGFVGDIPVEISQLTRLVTLDISSFCSYFAQRQLRLKNPNMQKIVQKLTRIRQLYLDGVTITAQGHEWCNALLQLPNLQEVSMSCCNLSGSLDSSLTRLKNLSVIRLDGNDLFSSVPESFANFKNLTSLSLSDCRLRGKFPVKIFEVATLSDIDISFNMDLHGPLPEFSLNGHLRKLVVSNTSLSGALPVSISNLSQLSHLDLSFSQFNGTLPISLSKLKELTYLDLSFNNFSGPVPSFYMSKNLTHLDMSFNLLNGCLPPSLFTLPFIRLIQLSDNNFQCPLHVLSSSTSNVLETLDLSNNNLQGSIPVTIFQFKSLGVLQLSSNKFNGTIQIDMFQKLEYLTTLDLSQNNLLIDANVRDSHLSFLPKMRNVKLASCNLTKFPSFIRNQSKLVSLDLSSNNIQGSIPRWIWQLGSLTQFNISNNFLTMIEGPVQNASSTLSVIDLHSNQLTGNLPVFPVHATYLDYSMNDFSSSIPPKIGSYLSSIIFMSLSRNRLVGSLPESLCNNSNLLVLDFSYNQLKGTIPRCLMQSETVVVLNLQHNQLSGNIDFTFPVSCKLRTLNLNGNQLVGPIPKTLSNCKELEVLNIGNNHVNDGFPCFLKKLSTLRVMVLRENKMHGIIGCPNISSNWQMLQIVDLALNNFSGLLPGKAFKTWKSMMLDEDPGILNFSQIQSQVLKYSSGGIYYHDSVTVAIKGIQVELVKILNVFTIIDFSSNKLQGPIPEELMNLTGLVALNLSHNAFTGHIPPSIGNLRQLESLDLSMNHFEGSIPTQLADLSFLSYLNLSYNQLVGKIPIGTQLQSFEATSFAGNARLCGPPLTRNCNEASDIPNANSTDEAHTDSGDTLDLSFLLGGVGFGVGAGLVVAPCMFWKRGKKWINHIIDTILLTVLPMFGQSYTPIDNDDETEEDAEEEDSDMDEESDYSEDQDIFSYLFQERYCVSCSKFDISNKKVLHDPRCTCYHSPIVSISIYSKSCSS, encoded by the coding sequence ATGAGAATTTCATTTGTTCCATGGCTTTCCTTCATATTCTGCTATTGGTATTGGACTCATCATGGTGTTGCAATCACTGTGGTCCATGGCCAATGTCTCGAGGATCAACAACAATTGCTGCTTAAATTGAAGAGCAGCCTCAAATTCAAGCATCAATTTTCCAGCAAACTGGTGTCTTGGAATGAAAGCATTGATTGCTGCCAGTGGAATGGTGTAACATGTTTTGATAATAGACATGTTTCTGGTCTTGACCTGAGTCTGGAATCAATCCAGGGTGGTTTCGACAATTCAAGTAGCCTTTTCAGTCTCCAAAATCTCCAAGTTTTGAATTTGGCTATCAATAACTTCAATTCAGTGATACCAGCAGGATTCAACAAGTTGAAGAACTTGACTTATCTGAATTTGTCATATGCTGGCTTTGTGGGAGATATTCCAGTAGAGATTTCACAGTTGACAAGGTTAGTTACTCTGGATATTTCTTCCTTCTGTTCTTATTTCGCGCAGCGACAACTAAGATTAAAGAATCCAAACATGCAAAAGATTGTCCAGAAGCTCACCAGGATTCGGCAACTGTATCTGGATGGTGTCACTATAACAGCTCAGGGACATGAATGGTGCAATGCTTTGTTGCAACTACCAAATTTGCAAGAAGTGAGCATGTCATGCTGCAATCTCTCAGGATCCCTTGATTCTTCACTTACTAGACTTAAGAATCTCTCGGTGATTCGACTCGATGGGAATGATTTATTTTCATCTGTTCCAGAATCCTTTGCCAATTTCAAAAACCTAACCTCCCTGAGCCTTAGTGATTGCAGATTGAGAGGAAAGTTTCCAGTGAAGATCTTTGAGGTAGCAACATTGTCTGATATAGACATCTCATTCAACATGGATCTTCACGGCCCTTTGCCAGAATTTTCGCTGAATGGACATCTTCGAAAGTTGGTTGTAAGTAACACAAGTTTATCAGGAGCACTACCTGTATCTATAAGTAATCTGAGTCAGTTATCCCACTTAGATCTTTCTTTCAGCCAATTTAATGGAACACTTCCTATTTCATTGTCAAAACTCAAGGAACTCACCTATCTGGACTTATCATTCAATAACTTTAGTGGTCCAGTTCCATCTTTCTATATGTCCAAGAATCTCACACATTTAGACATGTCTTTCAATCTCCTCAATGGATGCCTTCCTCCTTCTCTTTTTACACTTCCATTCATTCGACTTATTCAACTTTCCGACAACAATTTTCAGTGTCCTCTGCATGTACTTTCAAGTTCTACTTCCAACGTGTTGGAGACTCTGGATTTAAGCAATAACAATTTACAAGGGTCCATTCCTGTAActatttttcaattcaaatcaCTTGGTGTTCTGCAGTTGTCCTCCAACAAGTTCAATGGAACAATACAGATAGATATGTTTCAAAAACTTGAATACCTAACCACACTAGATCTTTCACAGAATAACTTGTTAATAGATGCAAATGTTAGGGACTCACATCTATCTTTCCTCCCCAAAATGAGGAATGTAAAGTTGGCTTCCTGCAATTTGACAAAATTCCCAAGTTTTATAAGAAACCAATCCAAATTAGTTTCTTTGGACCTCTCAAGCAACAATATTCAAGGATCTATACCTAGATGGATTTGGCAACTTGGGTCCCTCACTCAATTCAATATCTCCAACAATTTTCTCACCATGATTGAAGGACCTGTGCAGAATGCTAGTTCTACTTTGAGTGTGATTGACCTTCACTCGAACCAACTCACGGGCAACCTTCCAGTATTTCCAGTACATGCCACTTATTTGGACTACTCAATGAATGACTTCAGCTCCTCTATTCCACCAAAGATTGGAAGCTACCTTTCATCCATAATTTTCATGTCTCTTTCAAGAAATAGATTAGTTGGGAGTCTTCCTGAATCATTGTGCAATAATTCAAATCTTCTAGTTCTAGATTTTTCCTACAATCAACTTAAAGGGACAATTCCAAGGTGCTTAATGCAATCTGAGACCGTTGTGGTGTTAAATCTGCAACATAACCAACTCAGTGGAAACATCGATTTCACCTTTCCGGTATCTTGTAAATTAAGGACTTTAAATCTCAATGGAAATCAACTGGTTGGTCCAATTCCTAAAACTCTTTCGAATTGCAAAGAATTAGAGGTCTTAAACATTGGAAATAATCATGTTAATGATGGATTTCCATGTTTCTTAAAGAAGTTATCCACACTTCGTGTGATGGTCTTGCGGGAAAATAAAATGCATGGTATCATTGGATGTCCTAATATCAGCAGTAACTGGCAGATGCTCCAAATTGTTGATCTGGCTTTGAACAACTTTAGTGGCTTACTTCCAGGAAAAGCCTTCAAAACTTGGAAATCAATGATGCTTGATGAGGATCCGGGTATATTAAATTTCAGTCAAATTCAATCTCAGGTACTTAAATATAGTAGTGGTGGTATTTACTATCATGATTCAGTGACAGTTGCCATCAAAGGTATACAAGTAGAGCTCGTTAAAATCCTAAATGTGTTCACTATTATTGACTTCTCATCCAACAAGCTTCAAGGGCCAATACCAGAAGAACTCATGAACCTTACAGGACTTGTTGCTCTGAACTTGTCACATAATGCTTTCACAGGCCATATACCACCATCAATAGGGAATTTAAGACAACTCGAGTCGTTGGACCTGTCTATGAATCATTTTGAAGGCAGCATTCCCACACAGCTTGCAGATTTAAGTTTCCTTTCATACCTGAACCTCTCCTATAATCAGCTGGTTGGAAAAATCCCTATAGGTACACAGCTTCAATCATTTGAAGCAACTAGCTTCGCTGGCAATGCAAGATTATGCGGTCCTCCTTTAACCCGAAACTGTAATGAGGCCTCTGATATTCCTAATGCCAATTCAACAGATGAAGCACACACAGATTCAGGAGACACATTAGATTTGTCATTCTTATTAGGTGGAGTGGGTTTTGGGGTTGGAGCAGGACTGGTTGTTGCCCCATGTATGTTTTGGAAGAGGGGAAAGAAATGGATCAACCACATAATTGATACCATTCTCCTAACTGTTCTTCCAATGTTTGGTCAGTCATATACACCCattgataatgatgatgagacagaagaagatgctgaagaagaggacTCAGATATGGACGAGGAGAGTGATTATAGTGAAGATCAAGATATATTCAGTTATCTGTTTCAAGAGAGGTATTGTGTTTCATGCTCCAAGTTTGACATCAGCAACAAGAAGGTTCTACATGATCCGAGGTGTACATGCTACCACTCACCAATTGTTTCAATTTCTATTTATTCAAAATCATGTTCTTCttag